A DNA window from Micromonospora sp. NBC_01739 contains the following coding sequences:
- a CDS encoding ArsR/SmtB family transcription factor: protein MAVFLVDTEVMVQARFGTSQLTETLGALNILRRGQPLPWHRVWRDQHVDAFHGYLDGDPVTAAIVAHAISSSWMADFLTVPPARPNMTLDDELVELESLSDERIRDDLARVRSPLAPELRGTGLARRTATLLRWVWHHTVEVEWPRRQSVLRADVVSRISRLGRDGWSGVINDMRPGMRWLGDGRLQVQERPYPPCDVRGGELTFFAAHCRGGWVSWRLPDRFGIVYPVTGIFTEAAPGTPDPLRRLLGNARSRILVQAAEPVSTTAVVAATGLPLGTVGGHLRVLTEAGLLKKRRSGREVLYWWTDTARMLVAGASTF, encoded by the coding sequence GTGGCGGTCTTCTTGGTCGACACCGAGGTGATGGTGCAGGCGCGTTTTGGCACGTCACAGCTCACAGAGACGTTGGGAGCGCTCAATATCCTGCGCCGAGGCCAGCCGCTTCCGTGGCACCGGGTCTGGCGGGACCAGCATGTCGACGCCTTCCACGGCTATCTCGACGGCGACCCGGTGACCGCAGCTATCGTGGCGCACGCAATCTCGTCCTCCTGGATGGCTGACTTCCTGACGGTGCCGCCCGCCCGCCCGAACATGACGCTGGACGACGAACTTGTGGAGCTGGAGTCGCTGTCGGACGAACGCATCCGTGATGATCTGGCCCGCGTACGTTCCCCGCTGGCCCCGGAGTTGCGCGGTACCGGGTTAGCGAGACGGACGGCCACTCTGTTGCGCTGGGTCTGGCACCACACGGTCGAGGTGGAATGGCCGCGCCGGCAGTCGGTATTGCGCGCCGACGTGGTGTCCCGGATCTCCCGGCTGGGCAGAGACGGATGGTCCGGGGTCATCAACGACATGCGTCCGGGCATGCGGTGGCTCGGCGACGGCCGGCTACAGGTCCAAGAGCGGCCCTATCCACCGTGCGACGTGCGGGGCGGAGAGCTGACGTTCTTCGCGGCCCACTGCCGGGGAGGCTGGGTCTCGTGGAGGTTGCCCGACCGCTTCGGGATTGTCTATCCGGTGACGGGGATCTTCACCGAGGCGGCTCCCGGCACACCGGATCCCCTGCGCCGCCTGCTCGGGAATGCGCGGAGCAGGATTCTGGTGCAGGCGGCTGAGCCGGTCAGCACCACGGCCGTGGTCGCCGCGACCGGACTCCCGCTCGGCACGGTCGGTGGTCACCTGCGCGTACTAACGGAGGCCGGTCTGCTGAAGAAGCGCCGGTCAGGCCGGGAAGTCCTCTACTGGTGGACGGATACAGCCCGGATGCTCGTGGCCGGAGCCTCAACGTTCTGA
- a CDS encoding MFS transporter, with protein sequence MQSDTQPSDPTTVSARNFRALWAGAAVTNLADGVVKLTLPLVTVSMTDSPALVAGISVANTLPWLLFSLPAGVLADRVDRRRLIMMMAAARALVLAVLGGGVLADVLPLAGLYAGALLLGTAEVFADTTRMSVAPMVVPRNRMESAFAKLTATETVANEFIGPPLGGLLAAAGLAVAFGAGGLGYAGALLALAIMTGHYRSNRYSRSATSAPSLRADMWSGLQFVWRERVLRTLLLLAGAASACWAAWMAVIVVYAVAPGPMDLSHAEYGMLIGALGVGGVVGASAAPALTRQLGRQIVLAMSMACFTVLLAAPAISSSARLIAVTTFLGGAGAGAWNVTYSSLRALVVPDQMMGRYSGVSRLISWGSMPLGALVAGFTAELINVRAVFWGGAALCALVLAATLRTVTSPEFQRVEARATASHEPAPAQPHHF encoded by the coding sequence ATGCAGAGTGACACCCAGCCAAGTGACCCGACGACCGTGAGCGCGCGAAACTTCAGGGCTCTGTGGGCCGGTGCCGCGGTCACAAACCTGGCCGACGGCGTCGTCAAGCTGACCCTGCCCCTGGTGACCGTCTCGATGACGGACTCTCCTGCTCTGGTCGCTGGTATCAGCGTAGCCAACACTCTGCCCTGGCTGTTGTTCTCACTGCCCGCCGGCGTGCTCGCCGACCGGGTCGACCGTCGGCGCCTGATCATGATGATGGCCGCCGCGCGCGCCCTGGTCCTCGCCGTGCTCGGGGGCGGTGTCCTCGCGGACGTGCTGCCGCTGGCCGGCCTGTACGCGGGGGCGCTGCTCCTCGGCACCGCCGAGGTGTTCGCCGACACAACTCGGATGTCAGTCGCGCCGATGGTCGTGCCTCGCAATCGCATGGAATCCGCGTTCGCCAAGTTGACCGCGACCGAGACCGTGGCCAACGAGTTCATCGGGCCGCCTCTGGGTGGCCTGCTGGCCGCCGCCGGACTGGCCGTCGCGTTCGGCGCTGGCGGCCTGGGCTACGCAGGCGCCCTGCTCGCCTTGGCAATCATGACTGGCCACTACCGCAGCAACCGCTACTCCAGATCGGCGACGAGCGCGCCCAGCCTCCGCGCCGACATGTGGTCCGGCCTCCAGTTCGTGTGGCGGGAAAGAGTTCTGCGGACCCTGCTGCTGCTGGCCGGCGCGGCAAGCGCATGCTGGGCGGCCTGGATGGCGGTCATCGTTGTCTATGCGGTCGCGCCCGGACCGATGGACCTGAGCCACGCGGAGTACGGCATGCTGATCGGCGCCTTGGGCGTGGGCGGCGTCGTGGGCGCCTCCGCCGCGCCCGCGCTCACCCGCCAGCTAGGGCGGCAGATCGTCCTCGCCATGTCGATGGCTTGTTTCACCGTGCTGCTGGCAGCGCCAGCGATCTCCTCGTCCGCCCGGCTGATCGCGGTAACGACCTTCCTGGGCGGTGCCGGCGCCGGCGCCTGGAACGTCACCTACAGTTCGTTGCGGGCGCTCGTCGTGCCAGACCAGATGATGGGGCGCTACAGCGGGGTCAGCCGCCTGATCAGTTGGGGATCGATGCCGCTCGGAGCTCTGGTCGCCGGCTTCACCGCAGAACTGATCAACGTCAGAGCGGTCTTCTGGGGCGGAGCAGCGCTCTGCGCCCTCGTGCTCGCCGCGACGTTACGAACGGTCACATCGCCCGAATTCCAACGGGTGGAAGCCCGCGCGACCGCCTCTCACGAACCTGCGCCGGCCCAGCCACATCACTTCTGA
- a CDS encoding type I restriction endonuclease subunit R, translated as MADHNEVVFESEICAYLESRGWSYSASDAGYDRERALFPEDLFAWLEETQQPSYVKALKAAGSEAKFLDVLTTALDKPLEHGGGTLNILRNGVLYIGGGRLKMAQFRPDTSLNATTNAQYAAMRVRVMRQVHFSTADRRSIDLVFFVNGLPVATVELKTDFTQSLDEAINQYRKNRHPLTNGRPEPLLSFGHRALVHFAVSNDLAAMTTKLEGEKTHFLPFDMGHDSGAGNPPAEGGRSATAYLWERVWEKDAWLTIIGRLMIVETKEEWDVATGTSVRRTSMLFPRFHQWEAVTKIVAAVREEGVGHRYLIEHSAGSGKTNTIAWTAHRLARLHVNDEKVFDSVIVVVDRNVLDGQLQDAIRQIDGAGKIVATISREDVRKAGAKSKSGLLATALKNGELIIAVTVQTFPHALHEIQADTSLKGRRFAVIADEAHSSQSGQISRKLRAVLTAEEIKEIEEGGEVDVEAILASEMTERAESENISYFAFTATPKNKTLELFGRKGPDGKPVEFHLYSMRQAIEEGYILDVLRGYQSYDTALKIAGRAESADGELVEEATARKGLMRWVKLHPTNISQKVQIIVEHFHINVAHLLEGKAKAMVVTDSRRAAVKYKKAIDAYIAKRAAEDASYNYRTLVAFSNSVKMDEDEEWASDWGPQPSKDEEFTEAKLNPGAGADLAAAFKGTTYKIMLVANKYQTGFDQPLLSAMYVDKKLSGVTAVQTLSRLNRTHRTASGEQKRKTFVIDFVNKPEDIRTAFEPYFTNATLETETDPYVVVHLSNKLAQAGIYTPEQVREVAELWVTRKGNNALSAAISPAKNDFARRYAAAIEADDKVTLNTLDLFRKDVSTYVRLYDFMSQIVDYGDPYLEMLSIFLRLLEKVIADSSWSAEVDLSDVVLVGVKHTKATAVDISLTGDGQLKGIGAAGTGTRKEPKYVALQVVIDKMNDLFGAESFSASQVREFVQGLVQRLLAYPDLVNQAKVNSKKQFMESQDFQAAVIDAVVDNQEAHNTMADYFFSDGPGINAVIVALADAFHEAAIDQRTDVWQSGPEMGSRAAP; from the coding sequence ATGGCCGATCATAACGAGGTCGTCTTCGAGTCCGAGATCTGTGCGTACCTGGAGTCTCGCGGGTGGTCCTACTCGGCGAGCGATGCTGGCTACGATCGGGAGCGGGCGCTCTTTCCCGAGGATCTGTTCGCCTGGCTGGAGGAAACCCAGCAGCCGTCGTACGTGAAGGCTTTGAAGGCGGCGGGGTCAGAGGCGAAGTTCCTCGATGTGCTGACCACGGCGCTCGACAAGCCTCTTGAGCATGGTGGCGGGACGCTGAACATCCTGCGTAACGGCGTGCTGTACATCGGTGGTGGCCGGTTGAAGATGGCACAGTTCCGCCCCGACACCAGCTTGAACGCGACCACCAATGCGCAGTATGCGGCGATGCGGGTGCGGGTGATGCGGCAGGTGCATTTCTCCACCGCCGATCGGCGCAGCATCGACTTGGTCTTCTTCGTCAACGGGCTCCCGGTGGCCACCGTCGAGTTGAAGACCGACTTCACCCAGTCCCTCGATGAGGCGATCAACCAGTACCGCAAGAACCGGCATCCGCTGACCAACGGGCGGCCGGAGCCGCTGCTGTCGTTCGGGCATCGGGCGCTGGTGCACTTCGCGGTCTCCAACGATCTGGCCGCGATGACCACCAAGTTGGAGGGCGAGAAGACGCACTTTCTGCCGTTCGACATGGGGCACGACAGTGGCGCGGGCAATCCGCCGGCTGAGGGCGGACGGTCGGCGACGGCGTACCTGTGGGAGCGGGTCTGGGAGAAGGACGCCTGGCTCACCATCATCGGCCGGCTGATGATCGTGGAGACCAAGGAGGAGTGGGATGTCGCGACCGGCACGTCGGTGCGGCGTACGAGCATGCTTTTTCCACGGTTCCATCAGTGGGAGGCCGTGACGAAGATCGTGGCCGCAGTGCGCGAGGAGGGGGTGGGGCATCGCTACCTGATCGAGCACTCGGCAGGGTCGGGGAAGACGAACACCATCGCCTGGACCGCGCACCGGCTGGCGCGGCTGCACGTGAACGACGAGAAGGTCTTCGACTCGGTGATCGTGGTCGTGGACCGCAACGTGCTCGACGGGCAGCTCCAGGACGCGATCCGGCAGATTGACGGGGCGGGGAAGATCGTGGCCACGATCAGCCGGGAGGACGTTCGCAAAGCGGGGGCGAAGTCGAAATCCGGGCTGCTGGCGACCGCGTTGAAGAACGGGGAGCTGATCATCGCGGTCACGGTGCAGACCTTCCCGCACGCCCTCCACGAGATCCAGGCCGACACGTCGCTGAAGGGACGGCGGTTCGCGGTGATCGCCGACGAGGCGCACTCCTCGCAGTCGGGGCAGATCTCCCGCAAGCTGCGGGCTGTGCTGACCGCTGAGGAGATCAAGGAGATCGAGGAGGGCGGGGAGGTCGACGTCGAGGCGATCCTGGCCTCGGAGATGACCGAGCGGGCCGAGTCGGAAAACATCTCCTACTTCGCGTTCACCGCCACGCCGAAGAACAAGACCCTGGAGCTGTTCGGTCGTAAGGGTCCCGATGGGAAGCCGGTCGAGTTCCACCTCTACTCGATGCGGCAAGCGATCGAGGAAGGCTACATCCTCGACGTGCTCAGGGGCTACCAGTCCTACGACACCGCACTGAAGATCGCCGGCCGGGCCGAGAGCGCCGACGGCGAGCTGGTGGAAGAGGCCACGGCGCGTAAGGGGCTGATGCGGTGGGTGAAGCTGCACCCGACCAACATCAGCCAGAAGGTGCAGATCATCGTCGAGCACTTCCATATCAACGTCGCTCACCTGCTGGAGGGCAAGGCGAAGGCGATGGTCGTGACCGACTCTCGCCGGGCTGCGGTGAAGTACAAGAAGGCGATCGACGCCTACATCGCCAAGCGGGCCGCCGAGGACGCCTCGTACAACTACCGCACCCTGGTCGCCTTCTCCAACTCGGTCAAGATGGACGAGGACGAGGAGTGGGCTTCGGACTGGGGGCCGCAGCCGAGCAAAGACGAGGAGTTCACCGAAGCCAAGCTCAACCCCGGCGCCGGTGCGGACCTCGCCGCCGCCTTCAAGGGCACGACATACAAGATCATGCTGGTCGCCAACAAGTACCAGACAGGGTTCGACCAGCCGTTGCTCTCGGCCATGTACGTCGACAAGAAGCTCTCCGGGGTCACCGCCGTGCAGACCCTGTCCCGGCTCAACCGCACCCACCGCACTGCCAGCGGGGAGCAGAAGCGCAAGACGTTCGTCATTGACTTCGTGAACAAGCCCGAGGACATCCGGACCGCGTTCGAGCCGTACTTCACCAACGCCACGCTGGAGACCGAGACCGACCCGTACGTCGTCGTCCACCTCTCCAACAAACTCGCCCAGGCCGGGATCTACACACCAGAGCAGGTGCGCGAGGTCGCCGAACTCTGGGTCACCCGCAAAGGCAACAACGCGCTCTCGGCCGCGATCAGCCCGGCCAAGAACGACTTCGCCCGCCGCTACGCGGCAGCGATCGAGGCCGACGACAAGGTCACCCTCAACACCCTGGACCTGTTCCGCAAGGACGTCTCCACCTACGTCCGGCTCTACGACTTCATGAGCCAGATCGTCGACTACGGCGACCCGTACCTGGAGATGCTGTCGATCTTCCTGCGGCTCCTGGAGAAGGTCATCGCAGACTCCTCCTGGTCTGCGGAGGTCGACCTCTCCGACGTGGTCCTGGTCGGCGTCAAGCACACCAAGGCGACCGCGGTCGACATCTCGCTGACCGGTGACGGCCAGCTCAAGGGCATCGGTGCCGCCGGCACCGGCACCCGGAAGGAGCCGAAGTACGTCGCCCTACAGGTCGTCATCGACAAGATGAACGACCTCTTCGGCGCCGAGTCGTTCTCCGCTTCTCAGGTTCGTGAGTTCGTGCAGGGACTGGTGCAGCGGCTGCTCGCCTACCCGGACCTGGTCAACCAGGCCAAGGTGAACTCGAAGAAGCAGTTCATGGAATCCCAGGACTTCCAAGCGGCGGTCATCGACGCGGTCGTCGACAACCAGGAAGCCCACAACACCATGGCCGACTACTTCTTCAGCGACGGTCCCGGCATCAACGCCGTCATCGTGGCTCTCGCGGACGCCTTCCACGAAGCAGCGATCGATCAGCGGACGGACGTGTGGCAGTCCGGTCCCGAAATGGGATCGAGGGCGGCGCCCTAG
- a CDS encoding restriction endonuclease subunit S, giving the protein MTGPLWGALPDGWMAGQVKNAATVTLGKMLQSNDSGNDMRAPYMRAANVQPDGVLALDDVKEMWFGEAELEQLSIRAGDVVVVEGGQGGFGRAAYVDEDLPGWGFQNSINRLRPFGDFDGRFIAFYLIALRASGFVRAYSNVVSMPHLTAEKLARIPMPLPPLEEQRAIADYLDGETVRIDTLIEEQRRLVEMLRKRRADLISHAVLDATSERTQLRRLVDVIDCAHVTAEFVDDDRRYPVASIRECQAATVDLSACNYTTAEFFEHLRAGSRAPRAGDLLFIRNVSVGLVSVVTSDLPKFAIGQETVLLRRKSDVHPSFLRYALLGAEARHAIEQAMIGSTFRRINVSAIRSLPVPAPPINEQHRIAMHLDRQIAKIDSMIEETERFVELTRERRSALITAAVTGQIDVREMA; this is encoded by the coding sequence ATGACGGGACCTCTTTGGGGCGCCTTGCCGGACGGGTGGATGGCTGGCCAGGTCAAGAACGCTGCGACTGTCACGCTCGGCAAGATGCTGCAGAGCAACGACTCCGGCAACGACATGCGTGCCCCGTACATGCGTGCTGCGAACGTGCAGCCCGACGGCGTTCTGGCTCTCGACGACGTGAAGGAGATGTGGTTCGGCGAGGCTGAGCTGGAGCAGCTGAGCATCCGAGCGGGCGACGTTGTCGTCGTCGAGGGCGGCCAAGGCGGGTTCGGTCGTGCCGCGTATGTCGACGAGGATCTCCCGGGGTGGGGATTCCAGAACTCGATCAACCGACTTCGGCCGTTCGGCGACTTCGACGGCCGGTTCATCGCGTTCTATCTGATCGCGCTGCGCGCTAGCGGCTTCGTTCGCGCCTACTCCAACGTTGTCTCGATGCCGCACCTGACCGCAGAGAAGCTCGCGAGGATTCCGATGCCGCTGCCGCCACTAGAGGAGCAGCGCGCCATCGCCGATTACCTCGACGGCGAGACCGTCCGCATCGACACGCTTATCGAGGAACAGCGACGCTTGGTTGAGATGCTCCGTAAGCGTCGAGCCGATCTGATCTCGCATGCGGTACTGGATGCGACTTCGGAAAGAACTCAGCTCCGGCGGCTCGTCGATGTCATTGACTGTGCCCACGTGACCGCAGAGTTCGTCGACGACGATAGGCGCTACCCGGTGGCCAGCATCCGGGAGTGTCAGGCTGCGACCGTTGATCTCTCGGCTTGTAACTATACGACTGCTGAGTTCTTCGAACATCTCAGAGCCGGTAGTCGTGCACCTCGTGCCGGAGACCTTCTGTTTATTCGAAATGTATCCGTTGGTTTGGTCTCGGTTGTCACGTCCGACTTGCCAAAGTTTGCCATTGGTCAAGAGACGGTCCTACTTCGCCGGAAGAGCGACGTTCACCCATCCTTCCTGCGCTATGCGTTGTTGGGAGCTGAGGCGCGGCACGCTATCGAGCAAGCGATGATTGGCAGCACCTTCCGAAGAATCAATGTTTCTGCCATCCGATCACTGCCGGTGCCCGCGCCTCCGATCAATGAGCAGCACCGAATCGCGATGCATCTCGACCGGCAGATCGCCAAGATCGATTCTATGATCGAAGAGACCGAGCGATTCGTCGAGCTTACTCGCGAACGGCGGTCGGCGCTGATCACGGCAGCGGTGACGGGACAAATCGACGTGCGGGAGATGGCGTGA
- a CDS encoding type I restriction-modification system subunit M, with protein sequence MSTLGKFIWSIAEQLRGPYRPNQYGNVILPLTILRRLDCILEPDRETVHALAAKYDNPNRLKSEVRKATGRPFYNTSKYSFANLLTDADGLADNLADYIDRFSPDVDVFQYFDFKKEILALEKAGLLREIVTSFKAINLHPKVVENADMGDAFEYIIRKFNEAANETSGDHYTPRDAIRLLVDLLFAEKDADLTEAGIVRSLYDPTAGTGGMLALAEDHLLAQNPDAKLSLYGQEYNPQSYAICKSDLLAKGHDTTNIAFGNTLTDPAFKDRQFDFCMSNPPYGVDWKQYAKAVTKERDEAGPYGRFAPGLPATSDGQMLFLLHLAHKMRAPEHGGGRAGIVMNGSPLFNGGAESGPSNIRKWLLEKDLVDAIVALPTNMFFNTGIATYIWILDNTKHPDRKGLVQLIDGSSFWTKMRKNLGAKNRELSEEDRAKVVQLYADFTDADPDYSKVLRNDEFGYWTITVERPLLDEAGNPVVDRKGKPKPDTKKRDTENVPFTYGGSTAGPAGNIEVIQAYFDAEVKPHVSDAWIDWTKIKTGYEIPFTRHFYKYVPPRPLAEIDADLEKQVAKILELLREVEQ encoded by the coding sequence GTGAGCACCCTCGGTAAATTTATCTGGTCGATTGCCGAACAACTTCGAGGCCCTTACCGTCCCAACCAGTACGGCAATGTGATCCTCCCCCTCACAATCCTTCGACGCCTCGACTGTATCCTTGAACCCGACCGGGAGACAGTGCACGCGCTTGCGGCGAAGTACGACAACCCGAACCGGCTCAAGTCCGAGGTTAGGAAGGCGACCGGCAGGCCGTTCTACAACACTTCGAAATACTCCTTCGCAAACCTGCTGACTGACGCCGATGGGCTGGCTGACAACCTGGCCGACTACATCGACCGCTTCTCGCCCGATGTCGACGTGTTCCAATACTTCGACTTCAAGAAGGAAATCCTCGCCTTGGAGAAGGCAGGGCTTCTGCGCGAGATCGTCACGTCCTTCAAGGCCATTAACCTCCATCCCAAAGTCGTCGAAAACGCCGACATGGGCGATGCGTTCGAGTACATCATCCGCAAGTTCAACGAGGCCGCGAATGAGACCTCCGGCGACCACTACACCCCCCGGGACGCCATCCGGCTGCTGGTCGACCTTCTCTTCGCCGAGAAGGACGCCGACCTGACCGAGGCCGGCATCGTCCGCTCGCTGTACGACCCCACCGCGGGCACCGGCGGCATGCTCGCCCTGGCCGAGGACCACCTGCTCGCACAGAACCCCGACGCGAAGCTCAGCCTCTACGGCCAGGAGTACAACCCGCAGTCGTACGCAATCTGCAAATCCGACCTGCTGGCCAAGGGCCACGACACGACCAACATCGCCTTCGGCAACACCCTCACCGACCCCGCTTTCAAGGACCGCCAGTTCGACTTCTGCATGTCCAACCCGCCCTACGGCGTCGACTGGAAGCAGTACGCCAAGGCGGTGACGAAAGAGCGCGACGAAGCCGGCCCCTACGGCCGCTTCGCCCCCGGCCTCCCGGCCACCTCGGACGGGCAGATGCTCTTCCTGCTCCACCTGGCCCACAAGATGCGGGCGCCGGAGCACGGCGGCGGCCGGGCCGGGATCGTGATGAACGGCTCGCCGCTCTTCAACGGCGGCGCAGAGTCCGGCCCCTCCAACATTCGCAAATGGCTGCTGGAGAAAGACCTGGTCGATGCCATCGTCGCGCTGCCGACCAACATGTTCTTCAACACAGGCATCGCCACCTACATCTGGATCCTCGACAACACAAAGCACCCCGACCGCAAGGGCCTGGTCCAACTCATCGACGGTTCGTCGTTCTGGACCAAGATGCGCAAGAACCTCGGTGCCAAGAACCGTGAACTCAGCGAGGAGGACCGCGCGAAGGTCGTCCAGTTGTACGCCGACTTCACAGACGCCGACCCGGACTATTCCAAGGTGCTGCGCAACGACGAGTTCGGCTACTGGACCATCACCGTCGAGCGCCCCCTTCTCGACGAGGCCGGCAACCCTGTCGTCGACCGCAAGGGCAAGCCCAAGCCGGATACCAAGAAACGCGACACCGAGAACGTCCCATTCACCTATGGCGGCTCAACCGCTGGTCCGGCTGGCAATATCGAGGTCATCCAGGCGTACTTCGACGCCGAGGTGAAGCCGCACGTTTCCGACGCCTGGATTGACTGGACAAAGATCAAGACCGGCTACGAGATCCCTTTCACGCGCCACTTCTACAAGTACGTCCCACCCCGCCCTCTCGCCGAGATCGACGCTGATCTGGAGAAGCAGGTCGCCAAAATCCTTGAGCTGCTGCGAGAGGTGGAGCAATGA
- a CDS encoding DUF397 domain-containing protein: protein MADTTVKWRKSSRSGNQGDCVEVADALPGGGVGVRDSKDPNGPVLTFSPTSWTTFTTSLRTPTL, encoded by the coding sequence GTGGCTGACACGACTGTCAAGTGGCGCAAGAGCAGCCGCAGCGGCAACCAGGGCGACTGCGTCGAAGTCGCCGACGCGCTGCCCGGTGGCGGCGTGGGCGTCCGCGACAGCAAGGACCCCAACGGCCCCGTACTGACCTTCTCCCCCACCTCCTGGACCACCTTCACCACCAGCCTGCGTACCCCCACCCTCTAG
- a CDS encoding helix-turn-helix domain-containing protein codes for MSDTDGSALLRRRIGRKMAALRKETGMSQERAAILLQRSPATIHRIEAGDPRIKFRDIEIKAMCELYEASPEDRAELLALGGETRTKGASAWWHDYTNTRLPSWFGLFVRLESSAECIQKYEPEAVPGLLQTREYASAVTGVPKGLIDAEEVERQVDFRMERQRLLASPRPPHLAVVLSEAVIRRAVGGPKVMAAQLQHLLDVTRSPSVRLRILPFEAGVHGGMTSAFTILEFPPMPGTSEPLEPPLVYVDSLTGALYLDKATEVAAYKLAWDDVTSRALDEESSRTLITATMEAFTRG; via the coding sequence GTGTCCGACACGGACGGATCGGCCCTGTTGAGGCGGAGGATCGGCCGCAAGATGGCAGCCCTCCGCAAAGAGACAGGGATGAGTCAGGAGAGGGCTGCCATCCTTCTCCAACGCAGCCCCGCAACGATCCACCGAATCGAAGCCGGCGACCCCCGCATCAAGTTCCGCGACATCGAGATCAAGGCGATGTGCGAGCTGTACGAGGCCAGCCCCGAAGACCGCGCCGAACTACTCGCCCTCGGTGGCGAAACCCGCACCAAGGGCGCGAGCGCCTGGTGGCACGACTACACCAACACCCGCCTACCGAGCTGGTTCGGTCTGTTCGTCAGGCTGGAAAGCAGTGCCGAGTGCATCCAGAAGTACGAGCCGGAGGCCGTGCCCGGACTCCTCCAGACTCGCGAATACGCATCGGCAGTGACGGGTGTACCCAAGGGCCTCATCGATGCCGAGGAGGTGGAGCGGCAGGTCGACTTCCGGATGGAGCGTCAACGCCTGCTGGCGAGTCCTCGACCGCCGCACCTTGCGGTCGTGCTGAGTGAAGCGGTCATCCGACGAGCTGTCGGTGGGCCGAAGGTCATGGCGGCCCAGCTTCAACACCTGCTCGATGTCACCCGTTCGCCCAGTGTGCGGCTGCGGATCCTCCCGTTCGAGGCCGGCGTGCACGGCGGGATGACGTCCGCGTTCACCATCCTGGAGTTCCCGCCCATGCCGGGCACCTCGGAACCGCTCGAACCCCCGCTGGTCTACGTCGACAGCCTCACCGGTGCGCTCTACCTCGACAAGGCAACCGAGGTCGCGGCGTACAAACTCGCGTGGGACGACGTGACCTCACGAGCACTCGACGAGGAGTCGTCGAGGACGTTGATAACCGCAACAATGGAGGCATTCACCCGTGGCTGA
- a CDS encoding GOLPH3/VPS74 family protein encodes MNSTPHGDDHAPHLREQPARPVRAVGSAAMPSTVRLADEFFYLAHDDQTGRSRLFESATAYGLAAALLAELYGEGRVTFEGRRLRVINTVPPKDWLQHLVLDRLVAEPRHTETRTWLAYFATDAYQQVATRMWQLGLLRQQQVGRLWRQRTVYVPADMNTAAWSWARLSFQLRNHRRLNAFDVALAGLAVHTQLDPILLDGTPPAVRAFLRQQVEQAPPPLRDLLADLGAVVGSAVLTHRTT; translated from the coding sequence GTGAACAGCACACCCCACGGCGACGACCATGCCCCACACCTGCGGGAGCAGCCGGCCCGGCCGGTGCGCGCCGTCGGCAGTGCCGCGATGCCGAGCACCGTACGTCTCGCCGACGAGTTCTTCTACCTGGCGCACGACGACCAGACCGGCCGGTCGCGGCTGTTCGAGTCGGCGACGGCGTACGGTCTGGCCGCCGCGCTGCTCGCCGAGCTGTACGGCGAGGGCCGGGTCACCTTCGAGGGCCGGCGCCTACGGGTGATCAACACTGTCCCGCCGAAGGACTGGCTGCAACACCTCGTCCTCGATCGCCTGGTCGCGGAGCCGCGGCACACCGAGACCCGTACCTGGTTGGCGTATTTCGCCACGGACGCCTACCAACAGGTGGCCACCCGGATGTGGCAGCTCGGGCTGCTCCGCCAGCAGCAGGTCGGTCGGCTGTGGCGACAGCGCACCGTCTACGTACCGGCGGACATGAACACGGCCGCCTGGTCGTGGGCCCGGCTCTCCTTCCAGCTGCGCAACCACCGACGCCTCAACGCCTTCGACGTTGCCCTCGCCGGTCTGGCGGTGCACACCCAGCTCGATCCGATCCTGCTCGACGGCACACCCCCGGCCGTGCGTGCATTCCTGCGCCAGCAGGTCGAGCAGGCCCCGCCACCGCTGCGGGACCTGCTGGCCGACCTCGGTGCCGTCGTCGGCAGCGCCGTACTGACCCACCGCACCACCTGA